The Flavobacterium sp. HJ-32-4 genome contains a region encoding:
- a CDS encoding OmpA family protein yields MKLRPIFLLIAFSLLSGSAFAQKKAALKKGENRYEDYAYVDVIKIYERIAARGYKDEKMFQKLGNAYFFNAEYEKAEPIYRELFTMNPNQRPEYFYRYSQALKSAGKYEEADKMLEKFNELAGNDQRAKNFVDNRNYLEIIKLNSKRFYIEDAGVNSEYSDYGSALMGNQLVFATARDTGGVSKRRHSWNYKNFTNLYGADTKGDFDSIPGKPYRFSKEINTKFHEASPVFTKDGNTMYFTRNNYYAGRQGTDRFKITRLKLYRASFVNGAWGNITELPFDSPEYSTAHPALSPDEKTLYFASDMPGSLGDSDLYKVAINDDGSFGTPVNLGPGINTPGRETFPFMSDESELYFASDGHPGLGGLDVFVARMRSDGTFRSVQNLGQPLNSRRDDFAYIINTKTRTGYFTSNRDGGKGFDDIYKFTELRKLNCEQLIEGVIRDSDSNEPIADAQVTLFDAEMEKIKTVNTDAKGYYNLGTVDCESKVYVRADKVDYETTEMPFELPKNGGNTYLPLTIKKRFVKIEEGTDLAQPDVLDIPTIYFDLDKWNIRKDAAFQLEKILAVLNQYPTMRIDVRSHTDSRQTHEYNQRLSDRRAKSTIAWLVRNGIDPKRLTGRGYGETQLVNKCADGVKCTEAEHQMNRRSQFIVVEF; encoded by the coding sequence ATGAAATTAAGACCGATATTCCTGCTGATTGCCTTCAGCCTTCTTTCCGGAAGCGCTTTCGCCCAAAAGAAAGCGGCCTTGAAAAAAGGCGAGAATCGCTATGAGGATTACGCCTATGTGGATGTAATCAAGATTTACGAGCGAATCGCAGCCAGGGGATATAAAGACGAGAAAATGTTCCAGAAGCTAGGTAACGCCTACTTCTTCAACGCGGAATACGAAAAAGCGGAACCCATCTACCGTGAACTCTTTACCATGAACCCGAACCAGCGTCCTGAGTACTTTTACAGGTATTCGCAGGCGCTGAAATCGGCAGGGAAATACGAAGAGGCCGATAAGATGCTCGAGAAGTTCAACGAGCTCGCCGGCAACGATCAAAGGGCCAAGAATTTCGTGGATAACCGGAATTATCTGGAGATCATCAAGTTGAATTCCAAGCGTTTTTATATAGAAGATGCGGGCGTCAACTCCGAATACTCCGACTATGGTTCAGCGCTGATGGGCAATCAACTCGTATTCGCCACAGCGCGTGATACGGGAGGCGTCTCAAAACGCCGTCACAGTTGGAACTACAAGAACTTTACCAACCTCTATGGGGCCGATACTAAGGGTGATTTCGACTCGATTCCGGGCAAACCCTATCGATTCTCAAAAGAGATTAATACAAAGTTTCACGAGGCGTCACCAGTTTTCACGAAAGACGGCAATACGATGTATTTCACCCGTAACAACTATTACGCGGGTCGTCAGGGAACAGACCGTTTCAAAATCACACGCCTTAAGTTATACCGTGCGTCTTTCGTTAACGGAGCGTGGGGTAATATTACCGAGTTGCCGTTCGACAGTCCGGAATACAGCACCGCACACCCTGCGTTGAGTCCGGATGAGAAAACGCTTTATTTCGCATCCGATATGCCTGGTTCACTAGGCGATTCGGATCTCTATAAAGTTGCGATTAACGACGATGGCAGTTTTGGAACACCGGTCAACCTCGGACCTGGGATCAATACGCCGGGGCGTGAGACGTTTCCGTTCATGTCAGATGAAAGTGAACTGTATTTTGCCTCTGATGGACATCCCGGTCTCGGTGGACTCGACGTTTTCGTAGCGCGCATGCGGTCTGACGGTACCTTCCGTAGCGTACAGAACCTCGGGCAGCCGCTGAACAGCCGTCGTGACGATTTTGCTTACATCATCAACACCAAAACCAGAACCGGATATTTCACGTCGAATCGCGATGGTGGAAAAGGATTCGATGACATCTATAAGTTCACCGAGTTGCGTAAACTGAACTGTGAGCAGTTGATTGAAGGTGTCATCCGCGACAGCGACTCAAATGAGCCGATAGCCGATGCACAGGTGACGCTTTTCGATGCCGAAATGGAGAAAATCAAAACAGTCAATACCGACGCTAAAGGCTATTATAACCTGGGAACGGTCGATTGCGAGTCGAAAGTCTATGTGCGTGCAGACAAAGTGGATTACGAAACCACCGAAATGCCGTTCGAACTGCCAAAGAATGGCGGAAATACCTATCTTCCGCTTACTATCAAGAAACGTTTCGTGAAGATCGAAGAAGGAACGGATTTGGCACAGCCTGATGTACTCGATATCCCAACGATTTACTTCGACCTCGATAAGTGGAACATCCGGAAGGATGCCGCGTTCCAGTTGGAGAAAATCCTGGCCGTGTTGAACCAATATCCTACCATGCGTATCGATGTCCGTTCACACACCGACAGCCGCCAGACGCACGAATACAACCAACGCCTTTCCGATCGCCGTGCAAAATCAACCATCGCCTGGTTGGTGCGTAACGGTATCGACCCGAAACGCCTTACAGGTCGTGGTTACGGCGAGACCCAATTGGTCAACAAGTGTGCCGATGGCGTAAAATGTACGGAGGCAGAACACCAGATGAACCGTCGTAGTCAGTTCATTGTCGTCGAATTTTAA
- a CDS encoding OmpA family protein, translating into MIKHFLVWIVLVSGVVSAQNARLDAADKKYNDYSYFDAIELYEKVAAKGYKSPELFEKLADSYYFNADFTKAAQWYRQLFVLGVAPDAKYYFRYAQSLKSIGRYASSDSIMTLFSQKVNGDRRAELFATQKDYLKRIARNSGRFNIVNAGINSPYSDYGTAFFGEELVFATARDTGGPASRKMKWTGEAFSQLYSAKAKVDGGFSKPEPFSKDVNTKFNESTAAFAKDKKTMYFTRNNFADGEKGTSKEKTTLLKIYKATFDGVGWTDIEELPFNSDDFSCAHPALSPDDRTLYFASDRPGTRGDSDIFKVAINRDGTFGEPINLGEDINTEARETFPFVSDDGELYFASEGHPGLGGLDIFVATPDEKGHFTVENIGEPANTPFDDFAFMIDSKSRNGFLSSNRPKGMGSDDIYRFTETRKIVCEQALAGHVVDAETGDFLVDAQVTLFDENFTMITQQYAAEFGAFSFQVKCGKKYYLRATKLHFETKEIEISIPEEVGKTDANLELEKRKRRFKEGDDVAKVLNIPEIKFDTDKSDIRPDAALELEKVYNLMQQYPLMRIEIRSHTDSRAPKTYNQQLSDRRAKSTMAWLQKRGIASFRLAAKGFGESRLVNRCADGVDCTEAEHQQNRRSEFIVTKM; encoded by the coding sequence ATGATAAAGCATTTTCTCGTTTGGATCGTTTTGGTGTCGGGGGTGGTGAGCGCCCAAAACGCGCGCCTCGACGCAGCGGATAAAAAGTACAACGATTATTCGTATTTCGATGCCATCGAACTCTATGAGAAAGTGGCGGCAAAAGGCTATAAATCGCCTGAATTGTTCGAGAAATTGGCCGATTCCTACTACTTCAACGCCGATTTTACGAAGGCTGCACAGTGGTACCGGCAATTGTTCGTTTTAGGTGTCGCACCCGACGCGAAGTACTATTTCCGATATGCACAGTCGCTGAAATCGATCGGACGGTATGCCAGCTCCGATTCCATCATGACGCTGTTTTCGCAGAAAGTCAATGGCGACCGACGCGCCGAACTTTTCGCTACACAGAAAGACTATCTCAAACGGATTGCCCGAAACTCGGGTCGGTTCAATATCGTCAATGCCGGCATCAACTCGCCCTACTCGGATTATGGCACCGCCTTTTTCGGGGAGGAACTGGTTTTCGCGACTGCACGCGACACCGGCGGTCCTGCCAGTCGGAAGATGAAATGGACCGGCGAGGCCTTCAGTCAACTATATTCTGCGAAAGCAAAGGTAGACGGCGGTTTCTCTAAGCCCGAACCCTTCTCCAAGGACGTCAATACCAAGTTCAACGAGTCGACCGCAGCCTTTGCCAAGGATAAGAAAACTATGTACTTCACCCGAAATAATTTTGCGGACGGTGAAAAAGGCACCAGTAAAGAGAAGACGACACTCTTGAAGATTTACAAAGCGACGTTTGATGGGGTTGGGTGGACCGACATAGAGGAACTGCCCTTCAACAGTGATGATTTCAGTTGTGCACACCCCGCATTGTCGCCTGATGACCGCACACTCTATTTCGCGTCCGACCGACCGGGCACGCGAGGTGATTCGGACATTTTCAAGGTAGCCATCAACCGCGATGGAACGTTCGGAGAGCCGATTAATTTAGGAGAGGACATCAACACCGAAGCCCGTGAAACCTTTCCTTTTGTTTCAGATGACGGGGAGTTGTATTTTGCTTCGGAAGGGCATCCGGGACTGGGCGGACTCGATATTTTCGTAGCGACACCCGACGAGAAGGGGCATTTCACAGTAGAAAATATCGGCGAACCGGCGAATACCCCTTTCGATGATTTCGCGTTCATGATCGACAGCAAAAGCCGAAACGGTTTCCTGAGTTCCAATCGTCCGAAGGGCATGGGGTCGGATGATATTTACCGGTTTACCGAAACCCGTAAAATTGTCTGCGAGCAAGCATTGGCTGGCCACGTGGTGGATGCAGAAACGGGTGATTTCCTGGTAGACGCACAGGTCACGCTGTTCGATGAGAATTTTACCATGATTACGCAGCAATACGCCGCCGAGTTCGGGGCTTTTAGTTTCCAGGTGAAATGTGGGAAGAAGTATTACCTCCGCGCCACTAAACTCCATTTCGAGACCAAGGAAATCGAAATCAGCATTCCGGAAGAAGTGGGTAAAACCGACGCCAATCTCGAACTCGAGAAACGCAAGCGCCGATTTAAAGAGGGCGACGACGTCGCGAAAGTCCTTAATATCCCGGAAATCAAGTTCGATACCGACAAGTCCGATATCCGGCCTGATGCCGCGTTGGAACTGGAGAAAGTATACAACCTCATGCAGCAATATCCGCTGATGCGTATCGAAATCCGGTCGCATACCGACAGCCGTGCGCCCAAAACCTACAACCAGCAACTTTCGGATCGGCGCGCGAAGTCGACCATGGCCTGGCTGCAAAAACGCGGTATCGCCTCCTTCCGATTGGCCGCGAAAGGCTTTGGCGAAAGCCGTCTGGTCAACCGATGCGCCGACGGTGTCGACTGTACCGAAGCCGAACACCAGCAGAACCGACGGAGCGAGTTTATCGTGACAAAAATGTGA
- a CDS encoding type IX secretion system membrane protein PorP/SprF → MRTRIVIFALMLTGCIYAQQDPQYTQYMYNTVNVNPAYAGSRGVLSAFALHRAQWVGLDGAPVTNNVSIHTPIANSKIGLGLSVVNDEIGISEENDIAADVSYTIRTGNEWKMSFGLKASANLLNVDFTKLTVPPGTTLPQNVDNRFTPNIGAGIYWHSDQTYFGLSIPHMLETKHYENNTTSVASEKMHVYFIAGRVFDLNETIKFKPALLTKIVNGAPLQVDLSGNFMFNDRFVAGVAYRWDAAFSAMAGFQITDSWFLGYGYDMETTRLANYNSGSHEIFLRFELFKNYDRVISPRFF, encoded by the coding sequence ATGAGAACACGAATCGTGATTTTTGCCCTGATGCTCACAGGTTGCATCTACGCCCAACAGGATCCGCAGTATACACAGTATATGTATAACACGGTGAACGTCAACCCGGCGTATGCAGGTTCAAGGGGTGTACTAAGTGCTTTCGCCCTCCACCGTGCCCAATGGGTCGGTCTCGATGGGGCGCCTGTCACTAATAACGTTTCCATCCATACACCGATTGCGAATAGTAAAATCGGACTCGGCCTTTCGGTCGTAAACGATGAAATCGGTATTTCGGAGGAGAACGATATCGCGGCCGATGTGTCGTACACTATCCGTACGGGTAATGAATGGAAGATGTCATTTGGTCTGAAAGCCAGTGCGAACCTCCTCAATGTTGATTTTACGAAGTTGACGGTTCCCCCGGGGACGACACTGCCTCAAAATGTAGACAATCGCTTTACTCCGAATATTGGGGCGGGTATCTATTGGCATTCCGATCAAACCTACTTCGGGCTTTCGATTCCGCACATGTTGGAAACCAAGCATTACGAGAACAACACGACTTCAGTAGCCAGTGAGAAAATGCACGTTTACTTTATCGCAGGCCGCGTGTTTGACCTTAATGAGACCATCAAATTCAAGCCCGCTTTGTTGACGAAAATCGTGAACGGAGCGCCGTTACAGGTGGACCTTTCGGGGAACTTTATGTTCAATGACCGATTTGTTGCGGGTGTGGCCTATCGATGGGACGCAGCTTTCAGTGCGATGGCGGGCTTCCAGATAACGGATTCCTGGTTCCTTGGATATGGGTATGACATGGAAACAACGCGTCTGGCGAACTACAATTCCGGATCACATGAAATTTTCCTGAGGTTCGAACTATTCAAAAATTACGACCGTGTCATTTCGCCTCGTTTCTTCTAA